In Synergistaceae bacterium, a genomic segment contains:
- a CDS encoding YggS family pyridoxal phosphate-dependent enzyme: MNALEILDRINNARIKSGRESEKIYFVAVSKTRTIQEMQEVEKFSCIDFFGENRVQEAAQKFANYGEKRIPWRLIGHLQGNKARKALEIFDYIDSVDSIDIANKLNRIALELGRVVKILIEVNTSGEQAKTGVAPENFSSLLDSVMSAKNLYLEGLMTVGPITDNERETRAAFANLRELRDRAKISTGLNLPVLSMGMSGDFESAILEGSTMVRIGTLLFGARNYA; this comes from the coding sequence ATGAACGCGCTAGAAATTTTAGACAGAATCAACAACGCCCGCATTAAATCAGGACGTGAAAGCGAAAAAATTTATTTCGTTGCAGTGAGTAAGACTCGAACTATTCAGGAAATGCAGGAAGTCGAAAAATTTTCATGTATTGACTTTTTCGGGGAGAATAGAGTTCAGGAGGCCGCGCAAAAATTTGCAAATTACGGAGAAAAGCGAATCCCTTGGCGTTTAATAGGTCATCTTCAGGGCAATAAGGCACGCAAAGCACTTGAAATTTTTGATTATATTGACTCGGTGGACTCGATTGATATAGCAAATAAATTAAATCGAATCGCTTTAGAACTTGGCCGAGTCGTTAAAATTTTAATTGAAGTCAATACTTCAGGCGAGCAGGCAAAAACGGGAGTCGCTCCTGAAAATTTTTCAAGTTTATTAGATTCAGTTATGAGCGCAAAAAATTTATATCTTGAAGGCTTAATGACAGTAGGGCCGATCACTGACAACGAGAGAGAGACTCGTGCGGCATTTGCTAATTTACGGGAATTACGAGACCGCGCAAAAATTTCTACAGGACTAAATTTACCCGTTTTATCTATGGGAATGAGCGGCGATTTTGAGTCGGCAATTCTCGAAGGTTCTACAATGGTAAGAATAGGGACGTTATTATTTGGTGCGAGAAATTATGCGTGA
- a CDS encoding efflux RND transporter periplasmic adaptor subunit, translated as MSRKKRKQILLLIQRLINYTIIFVIALFGYKMYRVWYESYNLTHFQFIEAKSASYTEEQPLEGILLWDEQLIYSHRQGILTYPSPRPHIVSKGELLAALDGSAVRAPYPAYFYPALDGQEGNWVYSRLWPDFEPFPEFNNAELIENGTFIKRNEPIGKLIPQPQILRCIAYLDATPSLVRALNKDNKQIRIKTEFEGKERKAEVVAVKSKGQKLKVFLRLPFFPPDAVKSRKFAAAVVTDIQNGVMIPDTAVITRESKNIVFIVNGNTPEPHIVEGFPADEKNFFIEKGVEPGNKLILNASSIKIDETMRIW; from the coding sequence ATGAGCAGGAAAAAACGCAAGCAAATATTATTATTGATTCAAAGGCTGATTAATTACACGATTATATTCGTAATTGCTTTATTCGGCTATAAAATGTATAGAGTCTGGTACGAGAGCTATAATTTAACACACTTTCAATTTATCGAGGCCAAATCAGCCAGCTACACAGAAGAACAGCCGCTTGAAGGCATTTTATTATGGGATGAGCAGTTAATTTATTCTCACAGGCAGGGAATTTTGACTTATCCATCTCCGCGCCCGCATATAGTCTCAAAGGGTGAATTATTAGCAGCTCTTGACGGTTCGGCAGTTCGTGCGCCATATCCTGCATATTTTTATCCTGCACTTGACGGCCAAGAAGGTAACTGGGTTTATTCGCGCTTATGGCCTGACTTTGAGCCTTTCCCCGAATTTAATAACGCTGAGTTAATCGAAAACGGGACTTTTATTAAACGCAATGAGCCGATCGGGAAGTTGATTCCTCAGCCGCAGATTTTAAGATGTATAGCATATCTTGACGCGACTCCTTCACTAGTTCGAGCACTAAATAAAGATAACAAGCAAATTAGAATCAAGACAGAATTTGAGGGCAAAGAACGTAAAGCCGAAGTTGTAGCTGTAAAATCTAAGGGACAAAAGCTAAAAGTTTTCTTAAGACTTCCATTCTTCCCGCCCGATGCAGTTAAAAGCCGGAAATTTGCCGCCGCCGTCGTTACTGATATTCAAAACGGTGTGATGATTCCTGATACTGCTGTTATTACCCGTGAAAGCAAAAATATTGTCTTTATAGTGAACGGCAACACCCCCGAACCGCATATTGTTGAAGGATTCCCAGCTGATGAGAAGAATTTTTTTATTGAAAAAGGTGTAGAGCCCGGCAATAAATTAATTCTCAACGCAAGCAGCATAAAAATTGACGAAACTATGAGAATATGGTGA